Proteins co-encoded in one Medicago truncatula cultivar Jemalong A17 chromosome 8, MtrunA17r5.0-ANR, whole genome shotgun sequence genomic window:
- the LOC11429454 gene encoding LOW QUALITY PROTEIN: uncharacterized protein (The sequence of the model RefSeq protein was modified relative to this genomic sequence to represent the inferred CDS: inserted 3 bases in 2 codons; deleted 1 base in 1 codon) → MSIPQQNHSGDKWLKHMKGSISLTASIIATMTFSLATNPPGGVVQVSVGDRTVVPQXNPTICAGEAILATYIXDEYLRFLICNTICFIASLSVILLLVSGIPINNKFSMWLLSIGMSIVITSLALTYLYAANMVTPTHLEFSSGTGFGVALIVWVWIAIVLLVYIILVVCTCVSCCRKCCS, encoded by the exons ATGAGTATTCCCCAACAAAATCATTCCGGAGATAAATGGTTAAAGCATATGAAAGGTAGCATAAGTTTAACAGCTTCCATAATCGCAACTATGACATTTTCACTTGCCACTAATCCACCTGGTGGCGTTGTGCAAGTTAGTGTTGGTGATAGAACCGTTGTTCCACA TAATCCCACAATATGCGCAGGAGAAGCTATCTTAGCTACTTATA ATGATGaatatttaagatttttgatATGCAATACAATTTGTTTCATTGCATCACTTAGTGTTATTCTCTTGCTTGTTAGTGGAATTCCTATCAACAATAAATTTTCAATGTGGCTTTTATCAATAGGCATGTCTATCGTAATCACAAGCCTTGCTCTTACCTACTTGTATGCTGCAAACATGGTCACTCCAACT CATTTGGAGTTCTCTTCAGGGACTGGGTTTGGTGTTGCTCTTATTGTTTGGGTTTGGATTGCCATAGTTTTACTTGTTTATATCATTCTCGTGGTTTGCACCTGTGTGAGCTGTTGTAGAAAATGTTGCTCGTAG